The Amblyomma americanum isolate KBUSLIRL-KWMA chromosome 5, ASM5285725v1, whole genome shotgun sequence genome window below encodes:
- the LOC144134086 gene encoding neprilysin-2-like yields the protein MAQTRYRGQVLTLLIAISILLLLLSMALAWYIFYPAPPNKQVAACLTVDCRNFGKEISAAINHDADPCEDFHSFVCGAWDDPKRQETTEARMMNAAVELALKEIEADKAQLSKATQFYHSCIRANLHKKENLKAFAELRRSVGLFWPEQRPRNIHPLDVMINLAVNWDMNFFFDLSTVVMRNSTALLISRGPLDNGWDLSMRKGRSAEQYQIYLKKHLEILGVTEPDMDTSAGELLSLETAILDAKLGFLYDPPVQEWFSLGAIGTKTPGLPANLWLSSLVKHDRQFNWMAESTVIIEDVKILENLEKLLKSLSHDKLIIGLSWIFIQTHLWAVYGEPSVRFQGMSDDLAKLKRHGCVAYVESRLGLLSLRKTLNERFGLAANRLHISSFLHRVNENAKRLINDLTWMDEKSKRTAFLKLDRMTRVILPGSRFFHREQTEELYSVFPDMAGKTFMENLLNASKVYRELRSHDHFMDVYSFRMFSRLGRESYLYLPNLLNLAFGNLDAPVFYNNATLAIRYGGLGSFAARQMVKAFDELGVTVDEMGNSILWVRNDPSTVYSGKIHCDVHAHSGSPGSRPLRLFPFIPGLELAFQGYLSAVARDYRALEDLKVAHLEGFTDEQIFFLTYCYTMCAKRRQTGGDECNVPLKNFPPFAAAFKCAVNSPMNLAKKCTFLSNQSLINA from the coding sequence ATGGCCCAGACAAGATATCGCGGCCAAGTGCTGACGTTGCTGATTGCCATCTCTATCCTGCTGCTCCTCCTCTCCATGGCGCTTGCGTGGTACATCTTTTACCCGGCACCTCCAAACAAGCAAGTGGCCGCGTGCCTAACCGTTGACTGCCGTAACTTCGGCAAGGAGATCAGCGCAGCCATCAACCACGACGCTGACCCATGCGAAGACTTCCACAGCTTCGTGTGCGGCGCCTGGGACGATCCCAAGCGCCAGGAGACTACAGAAGCACGTATGATGAACGCCGCTGTCGAGCTGGCGCTGAAGGAGATCGAAGCCGACAAGGCGCAACTCAGCAAGGCGACGCAGTTTTACCACAGCTGCATCCGGGCGAACCTGCACAAGAAagaaaacctcaaggcgttcgcGGAGCTGCGCCGTTCCGTCGGTCTTTTCTGGCCAGAGCAGAGGCCTCGGAACATACACCCGCTTGACGTCATGATCAATCTCGCAGTTAACTGGGATATGAACTTTTTCTTTGACCTTAGCACCGTTGTCATGCGCAACTCGACCGCGCTGCTCATCTCTCGCGGCCCACTTGACAACGGTTGGGATCTGAGCATGAGAAAAGGGAGGTCGGCCGAGCAGTACCAGATTTACCTAAAGAAACACCTTGAAATTCTTGGCGTTACCGAGCCGGACATGGACACATCGGCGGGTGAGCTTTTGAGTTTAGAAACAGCCATCCTGGATGCAAAACTCGGATTTCTTTACGATCCGCCCGTTCAAGAGTGGTTCAGCCTTGGCGCCATTGGAACGAAGACACCAGGACTACCGGCAAATCTATGGCTCAGTTCACTCGTCAAACACGACCGACAGTTCAACTGGATGGCTGAAAGCACTGTCATAATCGAAGACGTTAAAATACTGGAGAACCTAGAAAAGTTGCTGAAGAGCCTCAGTCACGACAAGCTCATCATTGGGCTGTCGTGGATATTCATTCAGACTCACCTCTGGGCGGTGTACGGCGAGCCATCAGTGAGGTTCCAAGGCATGTCCGATGACCTCGCGAAGTTGAagcgccacggatgtgtggcatACGTCGAGTCGCGCCTCGGACTTCTCAGCCTCAGGAAGACGTTGAACGAACGCTTCGGCTTGGCCGCGAATCGGCTGCACATCTCCAGCTTCTTGCACCGTGTCAACGAGAACGCCAAGCGCCTAATCAACGACCTTACGTGGATGGACGAAAAGAGCAAACGGACCGCCTTCCTTAAGCTGGACAGAATGACCCGTGTAATACTTCCCGGCAGCAGATTCTTCCACAGAGAGCAGACGGAGGAGCTGTACAGTGTGTTCCCGGACATGGCCGGAAAGACGTTCATGGAAAACCTGCTGAACGCGTCCAAAGTGTATCGGGAGCTCCGCAGTCACGACCACTTTATGGACGTCTACAGTTTTCGTATGTTCTCTCGACTTGGCCGCGAGTCTTACCTGTACTTACCGAACCTCTTGAACCTGGCCTTCGGAAACCTTGACGCACCCGTGTTTTACAACAACGCTACTCTGGCGATCAGATACGGTGGCCTGGGCTCTTTCGCGGCTCGTCAGATGGTCAAAGCGTTCGACGAGTTGGGCGTAACGGTGGACGAAATGGGAAATAGCATCCTCTGGGTCAGGAACGATCCGTCAACCGTTTACTCAGGGAAGATCCATTGCGACGTGCACGCTCACTCGGGCAGCCCGGGTTCACGTCCACTGCGACTGTTCCCGTTCATACCGGGCTTAGAGCTAGCGTTCCAGGGCTACTTGTCCGCCGTAGCTCGTGACTACCGCGCCCTCGAAGACTTAAAGGTGGCTCACCTGGAGGGCTTCACGGACGAACAGATATTCTTTCTAACGTACTGCTACACAATGTGCGCCAAACGACGGCAGACCGGTGGCGACGAGTGCAACGTCCCGCTCAAGAACTTTCCACCATTCGCTGCTGCATTTAAGTGCGCCGTAAACTCTCCCATGAACCTTGCGAAGAAATGCACGTTTCTCTCAAATCAGTCATTAATTAACGCATAG